The Syntrophobacterales bacterium genome segment ATACATGCGCGGCATCCGGATGAAAGCCAATATGCTGGAATCCGTGCGAAGAGCCTTAAACGGCATTATGAAAAGGGACAAAGTCGATTTAGCGACAGCCTGTAACAAAATCACGGGGAAAGACGTAAAAGAGCTGGGCATTCAAACCCTGGCAGGCTATAATGCTCATGGCACGACAAGCAAATATCAGAGCGCGCCCGCAGGAAAAGACGACCGCCGTCTGGCAAACCACGACCGAATCGTCGGCATTAAGAACGGCAAGGTGGTCGTTCTTTCTCCGTGGTACAAGGTGCCAAGGCTTGTTCCTGATGAAATGGTGGCAAAGGGACTGTTTAAGGATGAGAAGATCAACATCAATTACGTCCCTGTGAAATAGAAAAAAAGTTTGCCTGTATAAAAGGGCGACTTCGGTCGCCCTTGATGGAGGAGTATAAACTCTCCCCCATTATTTATTCCTTTTTTAAGAGAGGAATCTCCATGCTGGAATTGAAAAATGTTGAGGTAAAGTATCTCAATACGATTTTGGTTTTAAAAGGGGTTAATATCCAGCTCGAAGAGGGAGGGTTTTCCTGCATCTTAGGGGCTAACGGCGCCGGGAAGACAACCACTCTCAAGGCCATCTCCGGACTGCTGAAGACCGAGGAGGGAGAGGTAACGGACGGAGGCGTTTTCTATGACGGCAAACCCATCCACAAATTTTACCCTGAGGATATAGCAAGGATGGGAATCCTTCAGGTGCTCGAGGGGAGACGTTTGGCGGAACACCTCACCGTTGAAGAAAATGTGCGCGCAGGCGGACTCATCATAAAACAGAGCAGCGCACAAAGGAAACAAGATTTGGATATGGTCTATCACTATTTTCCTAGGCTTGCGGAGATCAGACACAACACGGCAGGTTATACTTCCGGAGGAGAGCAGCAGATGGTCGCGATGGCTCGCTGCTTGATGGGTCATCCCAAGATTATGCTCCTCGATGAGCCTTCCATGGGGCTTTCTCCTTTACTGGTTAGAGAAATCGCCGATATTGTAAAGAGAATCAATCTTAAGGAAAAAGTATCTATACTTTTAGTTGAGCAAAATGCCAATATCGCGCTGGAATTATCGCAGTACGGGTATGTGATGGAAAACGGCAGGATCGTATTGGACGGGCCTGCGGATAAATTGAAGAATAACGAGGACGTCAAAGAGTTCTATCTCGGTTTTACCGGAGCGGGAAGCAAGAGAAGCTATCGGGATGTAAAGCATTACAAACGCCGCAAAAGGTGGCTTGGATAAAAGAACTCGGATCTGTATCTTTGAACTATCTTGATAATATAAAAGATAATTGATTATTGATGGCCTCGTCAAAAAGTCGCTGATTCGTAAAAAACGATTTTTTCAGGGGTCATCAAACCATTCACAAGCATGAAAAAGTCGATTGTAGGGCAATTATGGAGGTCGTTTTTTTCACACGACCAAAAAAGGGAGGCTCTCGTGACTTTTTACGAGAGCATCATTATTAGCTTCGAAAAGGGTTATCTTAGATCAGTGAGACCCGTTTCAAAGCCGTTGTTAAAGTCCAAGTTCTA includes the following:
- a CDS encoding ABC transporter ATP-binding protein, producing the protein MLELKNVEVKYLNTILVLKGVNIQLEEGGFSCILGANGAGKTTTLKAISGLLKTEEGEVTDGGVFYDGKPIHKFYPEDIARMGILQVLEGRRLAEHLTVEENVRAGGLIIKQSSAQRKQDLDMVYHYFPRLAEIRHNTAGYTSGGEQQMVAMARCLMGHPKIMLLDEPSMGLSPLLVREIADIVKRINLKEKVSILLVEQNANIALELSQYGYVMENGRIVLDGPADKLKNNEDVKEFYLGFTGAGSKRSYRDVKHYKRRKRWLG